The following are from one region of the Mycolicibacterium diernhoferi genome:
- a CDS encoding M24 family metallopeptidase, producing the protein MSAVPQQLHFSVEEYRARLQRTQAEMERHRLDALLLHQPENIAWLSGFFHDGFFAYHALLIPAAGDPVLIERALEDPVAQELSWVTDRRGYFDGEDPEALAAAAVAELCGDNARVAVELDSAFLPLTRFRRIGSLLPNAELVSHNAIVEELRQIKSAQEIAYIRAAGLIASAAVSAGLAAARVGATELDIAAAVAQAQAAHGHDSFFGGLGGTICSGWRTIQLHGQQTGRTLEAGDRLRLELPGIHRQYWAKQMRSTVLGRPDDALLRAHDILRAAQDTAIAAMGPGVPAAHIADLCRRPVLDAQLIDRYENRVGYGLGIQFHPTSGDFALDIDHRTSRKLESGMVFHMLLFAAGAAISETVVVTDAGCELLTHGPRSLPEVG; encoded by the coding sequence GTGAGCGCCGTCCCCCAGCAGCTGCACTTCTCCGTCGAGGAGTACCGCGCCCGCCTGCAGCGCACGCAGGCCGAGATGGAGCGTCATCGTCTCGACGCGCTGCTGCTGCATCAGCCGGAGAACATCGCCTGGCTCAGCGGGTTCTTCCATGACGGCTTCTTCGCCTACCACGCGTTGCTGATCCCCGCCGCCGGCGATCCGGTCCTCATCGAACGGGCGCTGGAAGACCCGGTAGCCCAGGAGCTTTCGTGGGTCACCGACCGCCGCGGATATTTCGACGGCGAGGACCCCGAGGCCCTGGCGGCGGCCGCGGTGGCCGAGCTGTGCGGAGACAACGCACGGGTCGCAGTGGAACTGGACTCGGCCTTCCTGCCGTTGACCCGGTTCCGCCGGATCGGGTCGCTGCTGCCGAACGCGGAACTGGTCTCGCACAACGCGATCGTCGAGGAACTGCGCCAGATCAAGTCCGCCCAGGAGATCGCCTACATCCGGGCCGCCGGCCTCATCGCGTCGGCGGCGGTGTCCGCCGGGTTGGCCGCCGCCCGGGTCGGCGCCACCGAACTCGACATCGCGGCCGCGGTGGCCCAGGCCCAGGCCGCACACGGGCACGACTCGTTCTTCGGCGGGCTCGGTGGCACCATCTGCAGCGGCTGGCGCACCATCCAGCTCCACGGACAGCAGACCGGGCGCACGCTGGAGGCCGGTGACCGACTACGCCTGGAACTGCCCGGCATCCACCGGCAGTACTGGGCCAAGCAGATGCGCTCGACGGTGCTCGGCCGTCCCGATGACGCGCTGCTGCGTGCACACGACATCCTGCGCGCCGCCCAGGACACCGCGATCGCCGCGATGGGCCCGGGCGTACCGGCCGCCCACATCGCCGACCTGTGCCGGCGCCCGGTCCTGGACGCCCAACTGATCGACCGCTACGAGAACCGGGTCGGCTACGGCCTCGGTATCCAATTCCACCCCACCTCAGGTGATTTCGCGCTCGACATCGATCACCGCACCAGCCGGAAGCTGGAGTCCGGCATGGTGTTCCACATGCTGCTGTTTGCGGCCGGCGCCGCGATCAGCGAGACCGTGGTCGTCACCGACGCCGGCTGTGAACTGCTCACCCACGGGCCCCGCAGCCTGCCCGAGGTCGGCTGA
- a CDS encoding asparaginase: MRAPTVAVISMGGTIACAPSADGAGLVPRINAADTSPVNGVEVRSVPWSLTDSSEISFDEIVRLAREVREQTDRGADAVVITQGTDTLEETAYALSLLRPLDTPVVFTAAMRAPSAPGSDAAANLQAAISAALDPELTYATSGAVVLMNDQIHSAKWVQKTHTHRVDAFRSVGRSDLGVIHEGRATLLRCDPAPALPALLDSDRGDAVRVALLTAVLDQDTDLIHAVARCGYQGLVVEGLGGGHVSGAVAEALGELARDIPVVYASRTRAGAVLEKTYGSPGAELDLIGRGCIPSGQLTALKARVLLTLLLRSGHPRDKAEALLMAEGAAGDG, translated from the coding sequence ATGCGCGCCCCCACCGTCGCCGTCATCTCGATGGGCGGCACCATCGCCTGTGCCCCCAGCGCCGACGGCGCCGGCCTGGTGCCGCGCATCAATGCCGCCGACACGTCACCCGTCAACGGTGTCGAGGTTCGATCCGTGCCCTGGAGCCTGACCGACTCATCCGAGATCAGTTTCGACGAGATCGTCCGCCTGGCACGGGAAGTGCGCGAGCAGACCGATCGCGGTGCGGACGCCGTGGTGATCACCCAGGGCACCGACACCCTGGAGGAGACGGCGTACGCGCTGAGCCTGCTGCGCCCACTGGACACCCCGGTGGTGTTCACCGCGGCGATGCGGGCGCCCAGCGCGCCGGGTTCGGATGCGGCGGCGAACCTCCAGGCCGCCATCAGCGCGGCTCTGGATCCGGAACTGACCTATGCCACCAGCGGCGCCGTGGTGCTGATGAACGACCAGATCCACTCCGCCAAATGGGTGCAGAAGACCCACACCCACCGTGTCGACGCGTTCCGGTCGGTCGGCCGCAGCGATCTCGGGGTCATCCACGAAGGACGCGCCACCCTGCTGCGCTGCGACCCCGCCCCGGCGCTGCCCGCGCTGCTGGACTCCGACCGCGGGGACGCGGTCCGGGTCGCCCTGCTCACGGCCGTGCTCGACCAGGACACCGATCTGATCCACGCCGTCGCCCGGTGCGGATATCAGGGCCTGGTGGTCGAGGGCCTGGGCGGCGGGCATGTCAGCGGCGCCGTCGCCGAGGCGCTCGGCGAACTCGCCCGCGACATCCCGGTGGTCTACGCATCCCGCACCCGGGCCGGTGCGGTACTCGAAAAGACCTATGGCTCACCGGGTGCCGAACTGGACCTGATCGGACGCGGCTGCATTCCGTCCGGCCAGCTGACCGCGCTCAAGGCCCGGGTGCTGCTCACCCTGCTGCTGCGGTCCGGGCATCCCCGGGACAAGGCCGAGGCCCTGCTGATGGCCGAGGGCGCGGCCGGGGACGGCTGA
- a CDS encoding oxygenase MpaB family protein has translation MTQDTSETCPVTSASAADAAEAQPVAAGCPVSTGGYDAPPIPLGPDSLTWKYFGQWTGLFQGPWAGSMQNMHPQLGAAVQEHSIFFMERMPRLFRSIYPIGGVVFDGDRAPKTGAEVRDYHIGIKGVDEQGRRYSALNPDVFYWAHATFFKSVLLSAEKFGGGITDADRRQLFDEHVTWYRMYGMSMRPVPKSYEEFEQYWDHMCNNVLENNWAAREVMDLSTMPKHPSLQWLPDRLWALNLKVMQPFLTFLTVAIYDPAVRDLMGYTWTPRQQFLHDRFCEVITFAGKVLPKRWLQHPRKRSALDRAAGKLPADSPLVQTPARNLPPIEYRDSPNFYSPKVS, from the coding sequence GTGACTCAAGATACGTCCGAGACGTGCCCGGTGACCAGCGCATCCGCTGCCGACGCGGCCGAGGCCCAGCCGGTTGCCGCCGGCTGCCCGGTCAGCACCGGTGGCTATGACGCGCCCCCGATCCCGCTCGGCCCCGACTCGCTGACCTGGAAGTACTTCGGTCAGTGGACGGGTCTTTTCCAGGGGCCCTGGGCCGGATCCATGCAGAACATGCACCCGCAGCTCGGCGCGGCCGTCCAGGAGCACTCGATCTTCTTCATGGAACGGATGCCGCGGCTGTTCCGGTCCATCTACCCGATCGGTGGGGTGGTCTTCGACGGCGACCGCGCGCCGAAGACCGGCGCCGAGGTGCGTGACTATCACATCGGTATCAAGGGGGTGGACGAGCAGGGCCGCCGGTACAGCGCGCTGAATCCCGACGTCTTCTACTGGGCGCACGCGACGTTCTTCAAGTCGGTGCTGCTCTCGGCCGAGAAGTTCGGCGGCGGCATCACCGACGCCGACCGGCGTCAGCTCTTCGACGAGCACGTCACCTGGTACCGGATGTACGGGATGAGCATGCGCCCGGTGCCGAAGTCCTACGAGGAGTTCGAGCAGTACTGGGATCACATGTGCAACAACGTCCTGGAGAACAACTGGGCGGCACGTGAGGTGATGGATCTGTCCACCATGCCCAAACACCCGTCGTTGCAGTGGCTTCCGGACCGGTTGTGGGCGCTGAACCTCAAGGTGATGCAGCCCTTCCTGACCTTCCTGACCGTCGCGATCTACGACCCGGCGGTCCGTGACCTGATGGGTTACACCTGGACGCCGCGCCAGCAGTTCCTGCACGACCGGTTCTGCGAGGTGATCACCTTCGCGGGCAAGGTGCTGCCCAAGCGGTGGCTGCAGCATCCGCGCAAACGGTCCGCATTGGACCGGGCCGCCGGCAAGCTGCCCGCCGACTCGCCGCTGGTGCAGACCCCGGCGCGCAACCTGCCGCCGATCGAGTACCGGGACAGCCCGAACTTCTACAGCCCCAAGGTGTCCTGA
- a CDS encoding TetR/AcrR family transcriptional regulator → MPSGQRRGRWSGVPLQDRQTLRRGDLIAAGVALLGGAGGQTLTVRAVCRAAGLTERYFYESFADRDEFVRAVYDEVCSTAMTALTSAQTPREAVEQFVALMVDDPSRGRVLLLAPEREPVLTRSGAEWMPNFIGLLQHKLTAITDPALQAMVATGLVGALTALFTAYLDGRLTATREQFVDYCIDMLLSRAAAR, encoded by the coding sequence GTGCCGTCCGGTCAACGACGCGGTCGATGGTCCGGCGTTCCTCTTCAGGATCGCCAGACGCTGCGCCGCGGCGATCTCATCGCGGCCGGCGTCGCGCTGCTCGGCGGTGCCGGCGGTCAGACCCTGACGGTGCGTGCGGTCTGCCGCGCGGCCGGGCTGACCGAGCGCTACTTCTATGAAAGCTTCGCCGACCGCGACGAATTCGTGCGCGCGGTCTACGACGAGGTGTGCAGTACCGCGATGACGGCGCTGACATCGGCGCAGACGCCGCGCGAGGCCGTCGAACAGTTCGTGGCGCTGATGGTCGACGACCCCAGCCGCGGCCGGGTGCTGCTGTTGGCCCCCGAACGCGAACCGGTGCTCACCCGGTCCGGCGCGGAGTGGATGCCGAACTTCATCGGACTGCTGCAGCACAAGCTCACCGCGATCACCGACCCGGCCCTGCAGGCCATGGTCGCCACCGGTCTGGTGGGCGCGCTGACGGCCTTGTTCACCGCATATCTGGACGGCCGACTGACCGCCACCCGGGAACAGTTCGTCGATTACTGCATCGACATGTTGCTCAGTCGCGCCGCCGCACGCTGA
- a CDS encoding acyl-ACP desaturase, producing the protein MSKELTDLQLLHELEPVVEKQINRHLSMRKDWNPHDYIPWSDGKNFYALGGQEWDPEQSKLSEVARIAMITNLLTEDNLPSYHREIAMNFTMDGPWGYWVNRWTAEENRHGIALRDYLVVTRAVDPVELEELRVEQVTRGFSPGQNQQGGDELFAESLFDSVIYVTFQELATRVSHRNTGKACNEPVADQLLGRISADENLHMIFYRDVSAAGLEIAPNQAMRSLHHVLTNFKMPGYTIPDFRRKAVVIATGGVYDPRIHLDDIVMPVLKKWRIFERDDFTGEAAKLRDELGKHVEELEETCVKFEIAKERRLERERKVAEKKAMKNLLVSSSAAG; encoded by the coding sequence ATGTCCAAGGAACTGACCGATCTGCAGCTCCTGCACGAGCTGGAGCCCGTCGTCGAGAAGCAGATCAACCGGCACCTGTCCATGCGTAAGGACTGGAACCCGCACGACTACATCCCGTGGTCGGACGGCAAGAACTTCTACGCCCTCGGCGGCCAGGAGTGGGATCCGGAGCAGTCCAAGCTGTCCGAGGTCGCTCGGATCGCGATGATCACCAACCTGCTGACCGAGGACAACCTGCCCTCGTACCACCGCGAGATCGCGATGAACTTCACCATGGACGGCCCCTGGGGCTACTGGGTGAACCGCTGGACCGCCGAAGAGAACCGGCACGGCATCGCGCTGCGCGACTACCTGGTCGTCACCCGCGCCGTCGACCCCGTCGAGCTCGAAGAGCTGCGCGTCGAGCAGGTCACCCGCGGCTTCTCCCCCGGCCAGAACCAGCAGGGCGGCGACGAGCTGTTCGCCGAGAGCCTCTTCGACTCGGTCATCTACGTGACCTTCCAGGAGCTGGCCACCCGCGTCTCGCACCGCAACACCGGCAAGGCCTGCAATGAGCCGGTCGCCGACCAGCTGCTGGGCCGCATCTCGGCCGACGAGAACCTGCACATGATCTTCTACCGCGATGTGTCGGCCGCGGGTCTGGAGATCGCGCCGAACCAGGCGATGCGGTCGCTGCACCACGTGCTGACCAACTTCAAGATGCCCGGCTACACCATCCCGGACTTCCGCCGCAAAGCCGTCGTCATCGCCACCGGCGGTGTCTACGATCCGCGGATCCACCTCGATGACATCGTGATGCCGGTGCTGAAGAAGTGGCGCATCTTCGAGCGCGACGACTTCACCGGCGAGGCCGCCAAGCTGCGCGACGAGCTCGGCAAGCACGTCGAGGAGCTCGAGGAGACCTGCGTGAAGTTCGAGATCGCCAAGGAGCGTCGCCTGGAGCGCGAGCGCAAGGTCGCCGAGAAGAAGGCGATGAAGAACCTCCTGGTGTCCTCCTCAGCGGCCGGATGA
- the dusB gene encoding tRNA dihydrouridine synthase DusB: MQIGPIALQSPVVLAPMAGVTNVAFRTLCRELELARAGTVSGLYVCEMVTARALVERHPVTMHMTTFAPAESPRSLQLYTVDPETTYAAAKMIVDENMADHIDMNFGCPVPKVTKRGGGSALPYKRRLFGRIVAAAVRATEGTGVPVTVKFRVGIDERHLTYLDAGRIAEAEGAAAVALHARTAAQRYSGSADWSRIGELKEHVTSIPVLGNGDIFDAADAQAMMAQTGCDGVVIGRGCLGRPWLFAELSDAFNGRPITTPPTLGEVAEIMRRHGKLLADHFGEDKGMRDMRKHIAWYLHGFPAGADLRRALALVKTLDELDALLGELDADVPFPEVAGGPRGRQGSPGSVSLPEGWLDDPDDLTVPVAADVMNSGG, encoded by the coding sequence CTGCAGATCGGGCCGATCGCGTTGCAGAGTCCGGTGGTCCTCGCCCCGATGGCCGGTGTGACCAATGTCGCATTCCGCACGCTGTGCCGGGAACTGGAGCTGGCCCGGGCCGGCACCGTCAGCGGCCTGTACGTGTGCGAGATGGTGACCGCCCGCGCGCTGGTCGAACGGCACCCGGTGACCATGCACATGACCACCTTCGCCCCGGCGGAGTCCCCGCGGTCGTTGCAGCTCTACACCGTCGATCCGGAGACCACCTACGCCGCGGCGAAGATGATCGTCGATGAGAACATGGCCGACCACATCGACATGAACTTCGGCTGCCCGGTACCCAAGGTGACCAAGCGCGGCGGCGGATCGGCACTGCCCTACAAACGCAGGCTGTTCGGCCGGATCGTCGCCGCCGCGGTGCGGGCCACCGAAGGCACCGGCGTGCCGGTGACGGTGAAGTTCCGGGTCGGCATCGACGAACGGCACCTCACCTACCTGGACGCCGGCCGGATCGCCGAGGCCGAGGGTGCGGCCGCGGTGGCTCTGCATGCCCGCACCGCCGCTCAGCGGTACTCCGGCAGCGCCGACTGGAGCCGGATCGGCGAGCTCAAAGAGCACGTCACCAGCATCCCGGTGCTCGGCAACGGGGACATCTTCGACGCCGCCGACGCGCAGGCCATGATGGCGCAGACGGGTTGCGACGGCGTCGTCATCGGCCGCGGCTGCCTGGGCCGGCCGTGGCTGTTCGCCGAACTGTCCGACGCGTTCAACGGCCGGCCGATCACGACCCCGCCGACGCTCGGTGAGGTCGCCGAGATCATGCGCAGGCACGGGAAACTGCTGGCCGACCACTTCGGCGAGGACAAGGGCATGCGCGATATGCGCAAGCACATCGCCTGGTACCTGCACGGTTTCCCGGCCGGTGCCGATCTGCGCCGGGCATTGGCCCTGGTCAAAACGCTGGACGAGCTGGATGCGCTGCTCGGCGAACTCGACGCCGACGTGCCCTTCCCGGAGGTGGCCGGTGGCCCGCGCGGCCGCCAAGGCTCCCCCGGGTCGGTGAGCCTGCCCGAGGGCTGGCTCGACGATCCCGACGATCTGACGGTGCCGGTGGCCGCCGATGTGATGAATTCGGGTGGGTGA
- a CDS encoding LCP family protein yields the protein MSDGENATPGRPDRASGTGDENTGDDNPWLTRTPRPAPGATPWERAAGALPPGPRADAAGTGNHTDGITVADLIAKLDADLPTGGRAARRRAEQRADEKAEAEPGPEPAAAAPAEPVEAVIFEPHPDPADDPVTEIMVLPSAYASELPDLGADRSLHPLHTARPAPAGHHTARNIGRVAAAILATCALLLTGGAWQWQSMKNNSLNQVAALDPNSRDILDPNAQFGDENFLIVGTDSRIGQNSEIGAGTTDDAAGARSDTIMLVNIPADRQRVVAVSFPRDLAITPIKCEPWDPETGAYGPITDEESPMYGLEEAWTETKLNSAYAVGGPKCLVKVIQKLSGLSVNRFMAVDFTGFARMVDALGGVEVCTTTPLEDYELGTVLATAGRQTVDGHTALNYVRARQVTTEVNGDYGRIKRQQLFLSSLLRSLISKEVFFSLSKLNNVVNMFIEDSYVDNIKTKDLVDLGQSVQGVNAGRITFVTVPTTGYADDWGNEQPRVDDMAALFQAIINDDPLPEERNADDTPVPQTPESGSSATGPDDEVGELVDAVATDPGEVTVRVSNSTGESGLAGSAADVLAQHGFNIETPDDYPGPLESTTVFFSAGNEQAAATVASSFHHADIEQVTGLGDVVRVVLGTDFSAVTPPSPSGSTVQVHLVRGTSSEPTELPEDLTVTNAADTTCE from the coding sequence ATGAGTGACGGCGAAAACGCCACTCCTGGCCGGCCCGACCGCGCCTCCGGCACCGGGGACGAGAACACGGGCGACGACAACCCCTGGCTTACCCGAACCCCGAGACCGGCACCAGGCGCCACGCCGTGGGAACGGGCCGCCGGGGCGCTGCCGCCCGGCCCGCGAGCCGATGCAGCCGGCACCGGCAACCACACCGACGGCATCACCGTCGCCGACCTGATCGCCAAGTTGGACGCCGACCTGCCCACCGGCGGTCGTGCCGCCCGGCGCCGGGCAGAACAGCGGGCCGACGAGAAAGCCGAAGCGGAGCCCGGCCCCGAACCTGCGGCCGCCGCACCCGCCGAGCCCGTCGAGGCGGTGATCTTCGAACCCCACCCCGACCCGGCGGACGACCCGGTCACCGAGATCATGGTGCTGCCCTCGGCGTACGCCTCCGAGCTGCCCGACCTGGGTGCGGACCGGTCATTGCACCCGCTGCACACCGCACGGCCGGCACCTGCCGGCCACCACACCGCACGCAACATCGGACGCGTCGCCGCCGCGATCCTCGCGACGTGTGCGCTGCTGCTGACCGGTGGCGCCTGGCAGTGGCAGTCGATGAAGAACAACAGCCTCAACCAGGTCGCGGCGCTGGACCCGAACTCACGCGACATCCTGGACCCCAACGCGCAGTTCGGCGACGAGAACTTCCTGATCGTCGGCACCGACAGCCGGATCGGCCAGAACAGCGAGATCGGGGCCGGCACCACCGACGACGCCGCCGGCGCACGCTCGGACACCATCATGCTGGTCAACATCCCGGCCGACCGCCAACGGGTTGTGGCCGTGTCCTTCCCCCGTGATCTGGCGATCACGCCGATCAAGTGCGAACCGTGGGATCCCGAAACCGGGGCGTACGGCCCGATCACCGACGAAGAATCACCGATGTACGGGCTGGAAGAGGCCTGGACCGAGACCAAGCTCAACTCCGCCTACGCCGTCGGCGGACCCAAGTGCCTGGTGAAGGTGATCCAGAAGCTCTCCGGCCTGTCGGTGAACCGGTTCATGGCCGTCGACTTCACCGGCTTCGCCAGGATGGTCGACGCGCTCGGCGGCGTCGAGGTGTGCACCACCACCCCGCTGGAGGACTACGAGCTGGGCACCGTGCTGGCGACGGCCGGCCGGCAGACCGTCGACGGCCACACCGCGCTGAACTACGTGCGGGCCCGGCAGGTCACCACCGAGGTCAACGGCGACTACGGCCGGATCAAGCGCCAGCAACTGTTCCTGTCCTCGCTGCTGCGCTCGCTGATCTCCAAAGAGGTGTTCTTCAGCCTGTCCAAGCTCAACAACGTGGTGAACATGTTCATCGAGGACAGCTACGTCGACAACATCAAGACCAAGGATCTCGTCGACCTCGGCCAGTCCGTGCAGGGCGTCAACGCCGGGCGGATCACCTTCGTCACCGTGCCCACCACCGGCTATGCCGACGACTGGGGGAACGAACAGCCGCGCGTCGACGATATGGCCGCGCTGTTCCAGGCCATCATCAACGACGATCCGCTGCCCGAGGAACGCAACGCCGACGACACCCCGGTGCCCCAGACCCCCGAATCGGGCAGCAGCGCAACCGGTCCCGATGACGAGGTGGGCGAACTGGTGGACGCGGTGGCCACCGACCCGGGCGAGGTGACCGTGCGGGTGTCCAACTCGACCGGCGAGTCGGGGCTGGCCGGCAGTGCCGCCGACGTGCTGGCCCAGCACGGGTTCAACATCGAGACCCCCGACGACTACCCCGGCCCGCTGGAGTCGACGACGGTGTTCTTCTCCGCCGGCAACGAGCAGGCCGCCGCCACCGTCGCCTCGTCGTTCCACCACGCCGACATCGAGCAGGTGACCGGGCTCGGGGATGTGGTGCGGGTGGTGCTGGGCACCGATTTCAGCGCCGTCACCCCGCCGTCGCCGAGCGGATCGACCGTGCAGGTGCATCTGGTGCGCGGGACCAGCAGCGAACCCACCGAACTCCCCGAGGATCTCACCGTCACCAACGCAGCCGATACGACCTGCGAATAG
- the phoU gene encoding phosphate signaling complex protein PhoU, which produces MRTAYQEQLSSLTVQLGEMCDLAGQAMEHATQALLQADLALAEQVITDHERITEISVRAEEAAFKLLALQGPVAGDLRAIVSGIQIVADIDRMGALALHVAKIARRRHPQHTLPEEVNGYFAEMGRVAVELSRSAQEVLDTLDPEKAARIREEDDAMDDLHRHLFSVLMDKDWKHGVTAAVDVTLLSRFYERFADHAVEVARRVIFTATGSFPEDQPFVEPR; this is translated from the coding sequence ATGCGTACTGCGTATCAAGAACAGCTGTCTTCCTTGACCGTTCAACTCGGTGAGATGTGCGATCTCGCCGGGCAGGCCATGGAACACGCTACTCAAGCCCTGCTGCAGGCCGATCTGGCGCTCGCCGAGCAGGTCATCACCGATCACGAACGCATCACCGAGATCAGCGTGCGCGCCGAGGAGGCCGCCTTCAAGTTGCTGGCCCTGCAGGGACCGGTGGCCGGTGACCTGCGCGCCATCGTCAGCGGCATCCAGATCGTCGCCGATATCGACCGGATGGGCGCCCTGGCCCTGCACGTCGCCAAGATCGCCCGCCGCCGCCACCCCCAGCACACCCTGCCCGAAGAGGTCAACGGCTACTTCGCCGAAATGGGTCGGGTGGCAGTCGAATTGAGCCGCAGCGCGCAGGAGGTTCTGGACACCCTGGACCCGGAGAAGGCCGCCCGGATCCGCGAGGAAGACGATGCGATGGACGATCTGCACCGTCACCTGTTCTCGGTGCTGATGGACAAGGACTGGAAGCACGGCGTCACCGCCGCGGTCGACGTCACGTTGCTGAGCCGGTTCTACGAGCGGTTCGCCGACCACGCCGTGGAGGTGGCCCGGCGGGTGATCTTCACCGCGACCGGCTCGTTCCCCGAGGACCAGCCCTTCGTGGAGCCGCGCTGA
- the pstB gene encoding phosphate ABC transporter ATP-binding protein PstB, which produces MAKRLDLKDVNIYYGAFHAVSGVSLSVEPRSVTAFIGPSGCGKSTVLRTLNRMHEVIPGARVEGSVLLDGEDIYGAGVDPVGVRKTIGMVFQRPNPFPTMSIRDNVVAGLKLQGVRNKKTLDEVAERSLKGANLWNEVKDRLDKPGGGLSGGQQQRLCIARAIAVQPDVLLMDEPCSALDPISTLAIEDLIATLKQDFTIVIVTHNMQQAARVSDQTAFFNLEATGKPGKLIEIDDTEKIFSNPTQKATEDYISGRFG; this is translated from the coding sequence ATGGCCAAGCGTCTCGACCTGAAAGACGTCAACATCTACTACGGCGCCTTCCACGCGGTGTCGGGTGTCTCGTTGTCGGTGGAACCGCGCAGCGTCACCGCCTTCATCGGCCCGTCGGGCTGCGGTAAGTCCACCGTGCTGCGCACCCTGAACCGCATGCACGAGGTCATCCCCGGTGCCCGCGTCGAGGGTTCGGTGCTGCTCGACGGTGAGGACATCTACGGGGCCGGCGTCGACCCGGTGGGCGTGCGTAAGACCATCGGGATGGTCTTCCAGCGCCCGAATCCGTTCCCCACCATGTCGATTCGCGACAACGTGGTGGCCGGTCTGAAGCTGCAGGGTGTGCGCAACAAGAAGACCCTCGACGAGGTCGCGGAGCGCTCGCTCAAGGGCGCCAACCTGTGGAATGAGGTCAAGGACCGCCTCGACAAGCCCGGCGGCGGTCTTTCCGGCGGTCAGCAACAGCGTCTGTGCATCGCCCGCGCCATCGCCGTGCAGCCCGATGTGCTGCTGATGGACGAGCCGTGCTCGGCGCTGGACCCGATCTCCACGCTGGCGATCGAGGATCTGATCGCAACGCTCAAGCAGGACTTCACCATCGTCATCGTCACGCACAACATGCAGCAGGCCGCCCGGGTCAGCGATCAGACCGCGTTCTTCAACCTCGAGGCCACCGGCAAGCCGGGCAAGCTCATCGAGATCGACGACACCGAGAAGATCTTCTCCAACCCCACCCAGAAGGCCACCGAGGATTACATCTCGGGACGCTTCGGCTGA
- the pstA gene encoding phosphate ABC transporter permease PstA, which produces MTPSDSSAAVLDQPVKAATFQGVSLRRKITDNIATVLVTASVVVALVPLVWVLYTVVAKGIGVVLDSTWWTNSQSGMTAFAAGGGAYHAIVGSLLQAAVCAAISIPVGVFVGIYLVEYGGGTRLGKVTTFMVDILTGVPSIVAALFIYALWVATLGFQRSGLAVSLSLVLLMIPVIVRSTEEMLRIVPMDLREASYALGVPKWKTISAIVVPTALSGIVTGILLSLARVMGETAPLLILVGYAQAMNFDMLSGFMGSLPGMMFDQTSAGAGANPVPTDRLWGAALTLVVLIAALNVGARFIAKFFAPKKL; this is translated from the coding sequence ATGACCCCTTCCGACTCCTCGGCGGCCGTCCTGGACCAGCCGGTCAAGGCGGCCACCTTCCAGGGCGTGAGCCTGCGCCGCAAGATCACCGACAACATCGCCACCGTCCTGGTCACCGCCTCCGTGGTGGTCGCGCTGGTACCGCTGGTGTGGGTGCTCTACACCGTCGTCGCCAAGGGCATCGGCGTGGTGCTCGACAGCACCTGGTGGACCAACTCGCAGTCGGGCATGACCGCGTTTGCGGCCGGTGGCGGCGCCTATCACGCCATCGTCGGGTCGCTGCTACAGGCCGCGGTCTGTGCGGCGATCTCCATCCCGGTCGGTGTCTTCGTCGGCATCTATCTGGTGGAGTACGGCGGCGGGACCCGGCTGGGCAAGGTGACCACCTTCATGGTCGACATCCTCACCGGTGTGCCCTCCATCGTCGCGGCGCTGTTCATCTACGCGCTGTGGGTGGCCACCCTGGGCTTCCAGCGGTCCGGCCTTGCGGTGTCGCTGTCCCTGGTGCTGTTGATGATCCCGGTCATCGTGCGCTCCACCGAGGAGATGCTGAGGATCGTGCCGATGGACCTGCGTGAGGCGAGTTATGCGCTGGGCGTACCGAAGTGGAAGACCATCTCGGCGATCGTGGTGCCCACCGCGCTGTCGGGCATCGTCACCGGCATCCTGTTGTCGCTGGCCCGCGTGATGGGCGAGACCGCGCCGCTGCTGATCCTGGTGGGCTACGCCCAGGCGATGAACTTCGACATGCTGAGCGGTTTCATGGGGTCACTGCCCGGCATGATGTTCGATCAGACCTCGGCCGGCGCCGGTGCCAACCCGGTTCCGACGGACCGCCTGTGGGGCGCCGCCCTCACCCTGGTGGTCCTCATCGCAGCGCTCAACGTCGGCGCGCGGTTCATCGCCAAATTCTTTGCCCCCAAGAAGCTCTGA